A window of Oncorhynchus kisutch isolate 150728-3 linkage group LG10, Okis_V2, whole genome shotgun sequence contains these coding sequences:
- the LOC109897585 gene encoding MAGUK p55 subfamily member 3-like isoform X1: MKEAMPVLSAGTGLHETLALLTSQLRPDANHKEDMVFLKDVFSEKSLGYLMKIHERLRQYERQSPTPVLHSAASLAEDVAEELQSGPMSVEEKELLQLLTSPHLKAVLSVHDTVAQKNFDPVLPPLPDDFEDELEEESVKIVRLVKNKEPLGATIRRDETTGSVIVARIMRGGAADRSGLVHVGDELREVNGISIIHKRPDEISQLLSQSQGSITLKIIPAVKEEDRLKESKVYMRGLFDYIPADDKATPCQEAGLPFKRGDILQVVTQDDPTWWQAKRVGDSNLRAGLIPSKLFQERRLAYRIKTGTLPNPKSPKNPTYDQGCDKEDCDCEGYFNGQYIVSPKCKAVAPSCGQVFSWEFYSAGLRRSFRLSRKDRSGSLGGGATSDPTDPDFATYEEVTRYQHRPNERPRLVVLIGSLGARINELKQKVIAENPHRYAVAVPHTTRPKKPHEKEGVEYHFVTKQAFDADSLSNKFIEHGEYKENQYGTSIEAIRSVQAKNKMCLVDVQPEALKTLRTSEFKPYVIFVKPRVPESRRRRSAATSPAGGDHGRVTDEDLQEMRQSAQQMDQRYGHLVDRVLIKEDSASACTELRGILERLERETFWVPLCWVRT; the protein is encoded by the exons ATGAAAGAAGCCATGCCAGTCCTCTCAGCAGGCACAG gCCTGCACGAGACTCTGGCCCTTCTGACGTCCCAGCTGCGTCCTGATGCCAACCACAAGGAGGACATGGTCTTCCTCAAAGACGTCTTCAGTGAGAAGAGCCTGGGCTACCTCATGAAG ATCCATGAGAGGCTGAGACAGTACGAGCGCCAGAGTCCTACACCTGTCCTTCACAGTGCCGCCTCCTTGGCTGAGGAT GTGGCAGAGGAGCTGCAGAGTGGACCAATGAGTGTTGAGGAGAAGGAACTCCTACAGCTGTTGACGTCCCCCCATCTCAAG GCCGTTTTGTCAGTTCATGACACGGTTGCCCAGAAGAACTTTGACCCCGTGTTGCCACCGCTGCCTGACGACTTCGAGGACGAGCTGGAGGAGGAGTCAGTGAAGATTGTCAGACTGGTCAAGAACAAGGAACCACTG gggGCCACCATCAGACGGGATGAGACCACAGGGTCTGTGATCGTGGCACGCATCATGAGGGGCGGGGCTGCAGACCGGAGTG gACTGGTCCATGTAGGAGACGAGCTGCGGGAGGTCAATGGCATCTCCATCATTCACAAGAGACCTGATGAGATCAGTCAGCTTCTG TCCCAGTCTCAGGGCTCCATCACCCTGAAGATAATCCCAGCCGTTAAGGAGGAGGACCGCCTGAAGGAGAGCAAG GTCTACATGAGGGGCCTGTTTGACTACATCCCTGCTGATGACAAGGCCACACCCTGTCAGGAGGCGGGACTTCCCTTCAAGCGAGGTGACATCCTGCAGGTGGTAACTCAGGACGACCCCACCTGGTGGCAGGCCAAACGGGTGGGCGACAGCAACCTCCGGGCTGGACTCATCCCCTCCAAACTCTTCCAGGAGAG ACGGCTGGCTTACCGGATAAAAACGGGCACACTTCCGAACCCTAAATCCCCTAAAAATCCTACCT ATGACCAAGGATGTGACAAAG AGGACTGTGATTGTGAGGGCTATTTCAATGGACAGTACATAG TCTCTCCTAAGTGTAAAGCAGTGGCGCCCTCCTGTGGCCAGGTGTTTTCCTGGGAATTTTATTCAG CGGGTCTGAGGAGGAGTTTCCGTCTGAGCCGAAAGGACCGGTCAGGATCCCTCGGAGGAGGGGCCACCTCCGACCCCACCGACCCAGACTTTGCCACCTACGAGGAGGTGACACGCTACCAGCACCGGCCCAACGAGAGACCCCGCCTGGTGGTTCTGATCG gCTCCCTTGGAGCTCGTATCAATGAGCTGAAACAGAAGGTGATCGCAGAGAACCCCCATCGCTATGCTGTGGCCGTACCGC ATACCACCAGGCCCAAGAAGCCTCATGAGAAGGAGGGGGTGGAGTACCACTTTGTCACCAAACAGGCGTTTGACGCAGACTCTCTGAGCAACAA GTTCATAGAGCATGGGGAGTACAAGGAGAACCAGTATGGTACCAGCATAGAGGCTATCCGCTCTGTACAGGCCAAGAACAAGATGTGCCTAGTGGACGTGCAACCAGAG GCTCTGAAGACACTGCGGACATCTGAGTTCAAGCCCTATGTCATCTTCGTCAAGCCGCGTGTCCCGGAGAGCAGACGCCGTCGTAGTGCTGCCACTTCACCAGCAGGGGGAGATCACGGGCGAGTGACG gATGAGGACCTGCAGGAAATGCGTCAGTCAGCCCAGCAGATGGACCAGCGGTATGGCCACCTGGTCGACCGGGTCCTAATCAAGGAGGACTCAGCCAGCGCCTGCACAGAACTCCGAGGCATTCTGGAGCGGCTGGAGCGTGAGACCTTCTGGGTACCCCTCTGCTGGGTGCGGACTTAA
- the LOC109897585 gene encoding MAGUK p55 subfamily member 3-like isoform X3, producing MKEAMPVLSAGTGLHETLALLTSQLRPDANHKEDMVFLKDVFSEKSLGYLMKIHERLRQYERQSPTPVLHSAASLAEDVAEELQSGPMSVEEKELLQLLTSPHLKAVLSVHDTVAQKNFDPVLPPLPDDFEDELEEESVKIVRLVKNKEPLGATIRRDETTGSVIVARIMRGGAADRSGLVHVGDELREVNGISIIHKRPDEISQLLSQSQGSITLKIIPAVKEEDRLKESKVYMRGLFDYIPADDKATPCQEAGLPFKRGDILQVVTQDDPTWWQAKRVGDSNLRAGLIPSKLFQERRLAYRIKTGTLPNPKSPKNPTYDQGCDKEDCDCEGYFNGQYIAGLRRSFRLSRKDRSGSLGGGATSDPTDPDFATYEEVTRYQHRPNERPRLVVLIGSLGARINELKQKVIAENPHRYAVAVPHTTRPKKPHEKEGVEYHFVTKQAFDADSLSNKFIEHGEYKENQYGTSIEAIRSVQAKNKMCLVDVQPEALKTLRTSEFKPYVIFVKPRVPESRRRRSAATSPAGGDHGRVTDEDLQEMRQSAQQMDQRYGHLVDRVLIKEDSASACTELRGILERLERETFWVPLCWVRT from the exons ATGAAAGAAGCCATGCCAGTCCTCTCAGCAGGCACAG gCCTGCACGAGACTCTGGCCCTTCTGACGTCCCAGCTGCGTCCTGATGCCAACCACAAGGAGGACATGGTCTTCCTCAAAGACGTCTTCAGTGAGAAGAGCCTGGGCTACCTCATGAAG ATCCATGAGAGGCTGAGACAGTACGAGCGCCAGAGTCCTACACCTGTCCTTCACAGTGCCGCCTCCTTGGCTGAGGAT GTGGCAGAGGAGCTGCAGAGTGGACCAATGAGTGTTGAGGAGAAGGAACTCCTACAGCTGTTGACGTCCCCCCATCTCAAG GCCGTTTTGTCAGTTCATGACACGGTTGCCCAGAAGAACTTTGACCCCGTGTTGCCACCGCTGCCTGACGACTTCGAGGACGAGCTGGAGGAGGAGTCAGTGAAGATTGTCAGACTGGTCAAGAACAAGGAACCACTG gggGCCACCATCAGACGGGATGAGACCACAGGGTCTGTGATCGTGGCACGCATCATGAGGGGCGGGGCTGCAGACCGGAGTG gACTGGTCCATGTAGGAGACGAGCTGCGGGAGGTCAATGGCATCTCCATCATTCACAAGAGACCTGATGAGATCAGTCAGCTTCTG TCCCAGTCTCAGGGCTCCATCACCCTGAAGATAATCCCAGCCGTTAAGGAGGAGGACCGCCTGAAGGAGAGCAAG GTCTACATGAGGGGCCTGTTTGACTACATCCCTGCTGATGACAAGGCCACACCCTGTCAGGAGGCGGGACTTCCCTTCAAGCGAGGTGACATCCTGCAGGTGGTAACTCAGGACGACCCCACCTGGTGGCAGGCCAAACGGGTGGGCGACAGCAACCTCCGGGCTGGACTCATCCCCTCCAAACTCTTCCAGGAGAG ACGGCTGGCTTACCGGATAAAAACGGGCACACTTCCGAACCCTAAATCCCCTAAAAATCCTACCT ATGACCAAGGATGTGACAAAG AGGACTGTGATTGTGAGGGCTATTTCAATGGACAGTACATAG CGGGTCTGAGGAGGAGTTTCCGTCTGAGCCGAAAGGACCGGTCAGGATCCCTCGGAGGAGGGGCCACCTCCGACCCCACCGACCCAGACTTTGCCACCTACGAGGAGGTGACACGCTACCAGCACCGGCCCAACGAGAGACCCCGCCTGGTGGTTCTGATCG gCTCCCTTGGAGCTCGTATCAATGAGCTGAAACAGAAGGTGATCGCAGAGAACCCCCATCGCTATGCTGTGGCCGTACCGC ATACCACCAGGCCCAAGAAGCCTCATGAGAAGGAGGGGGTGGAGTACCACTTTGTCACCAAACAGGCGTTTGACGCAGACTCTCTGAGCAACAA GTTCATAGAGCATGGGGAGTACAAGGAGAACCAGTATGGTACCAGCATAGAGGCTATCCGCTCTGTACAGGCCAAGAACAAGATGTGCCTAGTGGACGTGCAACCAGAG GCTCTGAAGACACTGCGGACATCTGAGTTCAAGCCCTATGTCATCTTCGTCAAGCCGCGTGTCCCGGAGAGCAGACGCCGTCGTAGTGCTGCCACTTCACCAGCAGGGGGAGATCACGGGCGAGTGACG gATGAGGACCTGCAGGAAATGCGTCAGTCAGCCCAGCAGATGGACCAGCGGTATGGCCACCTGGTCGACCGGGTCCTAATCAAGGAGGACTCAGCCAGCGCCTGCACAGAACTCCGAGGCATTCTGGAGCGGCTGGAGCGTGAGACCTTCTGGGTACCCCTCTGCTGGGTGCGGACTTAA
- the LOC109897585 gene encoding MAGUK p55 subfamily member 3-like isoform X2: protein MKEAMPVLSAGTGLHETLALLTSQLRPDANHKEDMVFLKDVFSEKSLGYLMKIHERLRQYERQSPTPVLHSAASLAEDVAEELQSGPMSVEEKELLQLLTSPHLKAVLSVHDTVAQKNFDPVLPPLPDDFEDELEEESVKIVRLVKNKEPLGATIRRDETTGSVIVARIMRGGAADRSGLVHVGDELREVNGISIIHKRPDEISQLLSQSQGSITLKIIPAVKEEDRLKESKVYMRGLFDYIPADDKATPCQEAGLPFKRGDILQVVTQDDPTWWQAKRVGDSNLRAGLIPSKLFQERRLAYRIKTGTLPNPKSPKNPTYDQGCDKVSPKCKAVAPSCGQVFSWEFYSAGLRRSFRLSRKDRSGSLGGGATSDPTDPDFATYEEVTRYQHRPNERPRLVVLIGSLGARINELKQKVIAENPHRYAVAVPHTTRPKKPHEKEGVEYHFVTKQAFDADSLSNKFIEHGEYKENQYGTSIEAIRSVQAKNKMCLVDVQPEALKTLRTSEFKPYVIFVKPRVPESRRRRSAATSPAGGDHGRVTDEDLQEMRQSAQQMDQRYGHLVDRVLIKEDSASACTELRGILERLERETFWVPLCWVRT from the exons ATGAAAGAAGCCATGCCAGTCCTCTCAGCAGGCACAG gCCTGCACGAGACTCTGGCCCTTCTGACGTCCCAGCTGCGTCCTGATGCCAACCACAAGGAGGACATGGTCTTCCTCAAAGACGTCTTCAGTGAGAAGAGCCTGGGCTACCTCATGAAG ATCCATGAGAGGCTGAGACAGTACGAGCGCCAGAGTCCTACACCTGTCCTTCACAGTGCCGCCTCCTTGGCTGAGGAT GTGGCAGAGGAGCTGCAGAGTGGACCAATGAGTGTTGAGGAGAAGGAACTCCTACAGCTGTTGACGTCCCCCCATCTCAAG GCCGTTTTGTCAGTTCATGACACGGTTGCCCAGAAGAACTTTGACCCCGTGTTGCCACCGCTGCCTGACGACTTCGAGGACGAGCTGGAGGAGGAGTCAGTGAAGATTGTCAGACTGGTCAAGAACAAGGAACCACTG gggGCCACCATCAGACGGGATGAGACCACAGGGTCTGTGATCGTGGCACGCATCATGAGGGGCGGGGCTGCAGACCGGAGTG gACTGGTCCATGTAGGAGACGAGCTGCGGGAGGTCAATGGCATCTCCATCATTCACAAGAGACCTGATGAGATCAGTCAGCTTCTG TCCCAGTCTCAGGGCTCCATCACCCTGAAGATAATCCCAGCCGTTAAGGAGGAGGACCGCCTGAAGGAGAGCAAG GTCTACATGAGGGGCCTGTTTGACTACATCCCTGCTGATGACAAGGCCACACCCTGTCAGGAGGCGGGACTTCCCTTCAAGCGAGGTGACATCCTGCAGGTGGTAACTCAGGACGACCCCACCTGGTGGCAGGCCAAACGGGTGGGCGACAGCAACCTCCGGGCTGGACTCATCCCCTCCAAACTCTTCCAGGAGAG ACGGCTGGCTTACCGGATAAAAACGGGCACACTTCCGAACCCTAAATCCCCTAAAAATCCTACCT ATGACCAAGGATGTGACAAAG TCTCTCCTAAGTGTAAAGCAGTGGCGCCCTCCTGTGGCCAGGTGTTTTCCTGGGAATTTTATTCAG CGGGTCTGAGGAGGAGTTTCCGTCTGAGCCGAAAGGACCGGTCAGGATCCCTCGGAGGAGGGGCCACCTCCGACCCCACCGACCCAGACTTTGCCACCTACGAGGAGGTGACACGCTACCAGCACCGGCCCAACGAGAGACCCCGCCTGGTGGTTCTGATCG gCTCCCTTGGAGCTCGTATCAATGAGCTGAAACAGAAGGTGATCGCAGAGAACCCCCATCGCTATGCTGTGGCCGTACCGC ATACCACCAGGCCCAAGAAGCCTCATGAGAAGGAGGGGGTGGAGTACCACTTTGTCACCAAACAGGCGTTTGACGCAGACTCTCTGAGCAACAA GTTCATAGAGCATGGGGAGTACAAGGAGAACCAGTATGGTACCAGCATAGAGGCTATCCGCTCTGTACAGGCCAAGAACAAGATGTGCCTAGTGGACGTGCAACCAGAG GCTCTGAAGACACTGCGGACATCTGAGTTCAAGCCCTATGTCATCTTCGTCAAGCCGCGTGTCCCGGAGAGCAGACGCCGTCGTAGTGCTGCCACTTCACCAGCAGGGGGAGATCACGGGCGAGTGACG gATGAGGACCTGCAGGAAATGCGTCAGTCAGCCCAGCAGATGGACCAGCGGTATGGCCACCTGGTCGACCGGGTCCTAATCAAGGAGGACTCAGCCAGCGCCTGCACAGAACTCCGAGGCATTCTGGAGCGGCTGGAGCGTGAGACCTTCTGGGTACCCCTCTGCTGGGTGCGGACTTAA